A stretch of Panthera tigris isolate Pti1 chromosome E2, P.tigris_Pti1_mat1.1, whole genome shotgun sequence DNA encodes these proteins:
- the LOC102951793 gene encoding zinc finger protein 211 isoform X2, which translates to MLENFALTSSLGCGHGVDDEDVPLEESISVGVSQIRTLEADSSPQEAQPFEMHGPILRNILRLAEHQETYPGEKPYTCGKQFCLAANLQQYEGQHTREVPFRSSVDRASFIKSCTVHVSEKPLTCEETGKDFLTSMGFLQQQVTHTGEKLNNECEAVFHNGKSRHHCGECKKAFSRTDTLAQDQRVLTREGLYECGKCGKACTRRCNLIQHQKVHTGERPYECSECGKFFTYYSSFIIHRRVHTGERPYECSECGKSFSQSYSLNSHRKVHTGEKPYECRECGKSFSQRSNLIQHQRVHTGERPYECSECGKSFSQNFSLIYHRRVHTGERPHQCGECGKSFSRSSSLIHHRRLHTGERPYECTKCGKSFKQSSSFSSHRKVHTGERPYECGECGKSFSHSSNLKNHWRVHTGERPIECSECGKSFSCKSNLVKHLRVHTGERPYECGECGKSFSQSSSLIQHRRVHTGKRPTECRECGKSFSSKSDFIQHQRFHTRERP; encoded by the exons atgctggagaacttTGCGCTCACATCCTCACTAG GTTGTGGGCACGGAGTGGACGATGAGGATGTACCTTTGGAAGAGAGCATTTCTGTAGGAGTGTCACAGATCAGGACTCTTGAGGCAGATTCATCTCCCCAGGAGGCCCAGCCCTTTGAGATGCACGGCCCGATCTTGAGAAACATTCTGCGCTTGGCTGAGCACCAGGAAACTTATCCTGGGGAAAAACCATATACATGTGGGAAACAATTCTGTTTAGCTGCCAACCTTCAACAGTACGAGGGGCAGCACACTAGAGAGGTTCCCTTCAGAAGTTCTGTGGACAGAGCCTCGTTTATAAAGAGCTGTACAGTCCATGTGTCAGAGAAGCCCCTTACCTGTGAGGAGACAGGGAAGGACTTCTTAACCAGCATGGGATTTCTCCAACAACAGGTCACTCACACTGGGGAGAAGCTGAACAACGAGTGCGAGGCTGTCTTTCACAATGGAAAAAGTCGTCACCACTGTGGAGAATGCAAGAAAGCCTTCAGCCGCACAGACACACTTGCTCAGGATCAGAGAGTCCTCACTAGAGAAGGGCTTTATGAATGTGGCAAATGTGGAAAAGCCTGTACCCGAAGATGTAACCTCATCCAGCACCAGAAAGTCCACACTGGAGAAAGACCTTATgaatgcagtgaatgtgggaaattctTTACCTACTACTCCAGTTTCATTATACATCGGAGGGTTCACACCGGAGAAAGGCCCtatgagtgcagtgaatgtgggaaatcctttAGCCAAAGCTACAGCCTCAATAGCCATAGGAaagttcacactggagagaaaccttatgagTGCAGGGAATGTGGAAAATCCTTCAGTCAAAGGTCCAACCTCATTCAACATcagagagttcacactggagaaaggccttatgagtgcagtgaatgtgggaagtCCTTTAGCCAAAACTTCAGTCTCATTTACCACAGGAGGGTTCACACCGGAGAAAGGCCTCATCAGTGCGGCGAATGTGGGAAATCCTTTAGCCGAAGCTCCAGCCTCATTCACCACAGAAGActtcacactggagaaaggccttatgagtGCACTAAATGTGGGAAATCCTTTAAGCAAAGTTCCAGCTTCAGTTCACATCGGAAAGTCCACACAggagaaaggccttatgagtGTGGGGAATGTGGAAAATCTTTTAGCCATAGCTCCAACCTCAAGAACCACTggagagttcacactggagaaaggcctATTGAGTGCAGTGAGTGTGGAAAGTCCTTTAGCTGTAAATCTAACCTTGTCAAACACCTGAGAGTccacactggagaaaggccttaCGAGTGTGGGGAATGCGGAAAATCCTTTAGCCAAAGCTCCAGCCTCATTCAACACCGGAGAGTTCACACTGGCAAGAGGCCTACTGAGTGCAGAGAATGTGGGAAATCCTTTAGCTCCAAATCTGACTTCATTCAACACCAGAGATTCCATACTAGAGAAAGGCCTTAG
- the LOC102951793 gene encoding zinc finger protein 211 isoform X1, producing MAAAARRDPAEVSVVAEVLWEPPQGSVTFEDVALYFSWEEWDLLDEDQRCLYHDVMLENFALTSSLGCGHGVDDEDVPLEESISVGVSQIRTLEADSSPQEAQPFEMHGPILRNILRLAEHQETYPGEKPYTCGKQFCLAANLQQYEGQHTREVPFRSSVDRASFIKSCTVHVSEKPLTCEETGKDFLTSMGFLQQQVTHTGEKLNNECEAVFHNGKSRHHCGECKKAFSRTDTLAQDQRVLTREGLYECGKCGKACTRRCNLIQHQKVHTGERPYECSECGKFFTYYSSFIIHRRVHTGERPYECSECGKSFSQSYSLNSHRKVHTGEKPYECRECGKSFSQRSNLIQHQRVHTGERPYECSECGKSFSQNFSLIYHRRVHTGERPHQCGECGKSFSRSSSLIHHRRLHTGERPYECTKCGKSFKQSSSFSSHRKVHTGERPYECGECGKSFSHSSNLKNHWRVHTGERPIECSECGKSFSCKSNLVKHLRVHTGERPYECGECGKSFSQSSSLIQHRRVHTGKRPTECRECGKSFSSKSDFIQHQRFHTRERP from the exons ATGGCGGCGGCCGCGCGCAGGGACCCGGCTGAG GTTTCCGTGGTTGCAGAAGTGCTTTGGGAGCCTCCACAG GGAAGTGTTACTTTTGAGGACGTGGCCCTATATTTCTCCTGGGAGGAGTGGGATCTCCTGGATGAGGATCAGAGATGCCTGTACCACgatgtgatgctggagaacttTGCGCTCACATCCTCACTAG GTTGTGGGCACGGAGTGGACGATGAGGATGTACCTTTGGAAGAGAGCATTTCTGTAGGAGTGTCACAGATCAGGACTCTTGAGGCAGATTCATCTCCCCAGGAGGCCCAGCCCTTTGAGATGCACGGCCCGATCTTGAGAAACATTCTGCGCTTGGCTGAGCACCAGGAAACTTATCCTGGGGAAAAACCATATACATGTGGGAAACAATTCTGTTTAGCTGCCAACCTTCAACAGTACGAGGGGCAGCACACTAGAGAGGTTCCCTTCAGAAGTTCTGTGGACAGAGCCTCGTTTATAAAGAGCTGTACAGTCCATGTGTCAGAGAAGCCCCTTACCTGTGAGGAGACAGGGAAGGACTTCTTAACCAGCATGGGATTTCTCCAACAACAGGTCACTCACACTGGGGAGAAGCTGAACAACGAGTGCGAGGCTGTCTTTCACAATGGAAAAAGTCGTCACCACTGTGGAGAATGCAAGAAAGCCTTCAGCCGCACAGACACACTTGCTCAGGATCAGAGAGTCCTCACTAGAGAAGGGCTTTATGAATGTGGCAAATGTGGAAAAGCCTGTACCCGAAGATGTAACCTCATCCAGCACCAGAAAGTCCACACTGGAGAAAGACCTTATgaatgcagtgaatgtgggaaattctTTACCTACTACTCCAGTTTCATTATACATCGGAGGGTTCACACCGGAGAAAGGCCCtatgagtgcagtgaatgtgggaaatcctttAGCCAAAGCTACAGCCTCAATAGCCATAGGAaagttcacactggagagaaaccttatgagTGCAGGGAATGTGGAAAATCCTTCAGTCAAAGGTCCAACCTCATTCAACATcagagagttcacactggagaaaggccttatgagtgcagtgaatgtgggaagtCCTTTAGCCAAAACTTCAGTCTCATTTACCACAGGAGGGTTCACACCGGAGAAAGGCCTCATCAGTGCGGCGAATGTGGGAAATCCTTTAGCCGAAGCTCCAGCCTCATTCACCACAGAAGActtcacactggagaaaggccttatgagtGCACTAAATGTGGGAAATCCTTTAAGCAAAGTTCCAGCTTCAGTTCACATCGGAAAGTCCACACAggagaaaggccttatgagtGTGGGGAATGTGGAAAATCTTTTAGCCATAGCTCCAACCTCAAGAACCACTggagagttcacactggagaaaggcctATTGAGTGCAGTGAGTGTGGAAAGTCCTTTAGCTGTAAATCTAACCTTGTCAAACACCTGAGAGTccacactggagaaaggccttaCGAGTGTGGGGAATGCGGAAAATCCTTTAGCCAAAGCTCCAGCCTCATTCAACACCGGAGAGTTCACACTGGCAAGAGGCCTACTGAGTGCAGAGAATGTGGGAAATCCTTTAGCTCCAAATCTGACTTCATTCAACACCAGAGATTCCATACTAGAGAAAGGCCTTAG